A stretch of Pseudomonas sp. CCC3.1 DNA encodes these proteins:
- a CDS encoding glutathione binding-like protein, with translation MIDLYYWTTPNGHKISLFLEEAGLPYTVHPVNIGKNEQFEPSFLKIAPNNRIPAIVDHAPADGGEPLSLFESGAILLYLAEKIGQFLPKDLRGRQVALQWLFWQMGGLGPMAGQNHHFKRLPEKIPYAIKRYTDETARLYGVLNKQLEGRQFVAGDEYSIADIAIYPWIVSHELQGQNLDDFAALKGWFERIKARPATTRAYALVDKVNPPQ, from the coding sequence ATGATTGATCTTTATTACTGGACCACTCCCAACGGCCACAAAATCTCGTTGTTCCTTGAAGAGGCGGGCCTGCCTTACACCGTGCATCCGGTGAATATCGGCAAAAACGAACAATTCGAACCCTCCTTCCTGAAGATCGCCCCGAACAACCGGATTCCGGCGATTGTCGACCACGCGCCAGCCGATGGTGGTGAACCTCTGTCGCTGTTTGAGTCCGGCGCGATCTTGTTGTACCTCGCAGAAAAAATCGGTCAGTTTCTGCCTAAAGACCTGCGCGGGCGCCAAGTCGCCCTGCAATGGCTGTTCTGGCAAATGGGCGGCCTGGGGCCAATGGCCGGGCAAAACCATCATTTCAAGCGTTTGCCCGAGAAAATCCCTTACGCGATCAAGCGCTACACCGACGAAACAGCGCGCCTCTATGGTGTGTTGAATAAGCAACTGGAAGGCCGTCAGTTTGTCGCGGGCGATGAATACAGCATTGCTGACATAGCGATTTACCCATGGATCGTGTCACACGAACTCCAGGGCCAGAATCTGGATGACTTTGCGGCGCTGAAGGGCTGGTTCGAGCGAATCAAGGCGCGCCCGGCGACGACGCGTGCGTACGCGCTGGTTGATAAGGTCAATCCGCCGCAGTAA
- a CDS encoding SEC-C metal-binding domain-containing protein, producing MTQQPHVHGPDCNHDHDHHAHDHDHGHVHGPNCGHAPQEPVRNELKDIGRNDPCPCGSSKKFKKCHGA from the coding sequence ATGACCCAGCAACCCCACGTTCATGGCCCTGACTGTAACCACGATCATGACCATCACGCGCATGACCACGATCACGGCCACGTGCACGGCCCAAACTGCGGCCACGCCCCTCAAGAGCCGGTGCGCAATGAACTGAAAGACATTGGCCGCAACGACCCTTGCCCGTGCGGCAGCAGCAAAAAATTCAAGAAGTGCCACGGCGCCTGA
- a CDS encoding LEA type 2 family protein — translation MNSRARITKTIALVMILALSGCTSWFESAEKNPDLHLIKVELVKAKLLEQHFKLRFRVDNPNDSTLTVRGLSYSLYLGTLKLTEGEYDQWFSVGPNSFKVFVVPVRTNLWPQVRPLIKLLESPDQPVPYLLDGTLDTGLFFGSDVHVVRKGEILPGDFIPE, via the coding sequence ATGAATTCTCGGGCTCGAATAACAAAAACAATCGCCCTTGTGATGATTCTGGCGTTGTCCGGATGCACGTCATGGTTTGAATCCGCAGAGAAAAACCCGGACCTGCATCTGATCAAGGTCGAACTGGTCAAGGCCAAACTCCTGGAGCAACACTTCAAGCTGCGCTTTCGGGTGGATAACCCGAATGACTCGACCCTCACAGTGCGCGGCCTCAGTTACTCGCTTTACCTGGGCACGTTAAAACTGACTGAAGGTGAGTACGACCAGTGGTTCAGCGTAGGGCCAAACAGCTTTAAGGTGTTCGTTGTGCCCGTGCGCACCAACTTGTGGCCGCAGGTACGCCCGTTGATCAAATTGCTGGAGTCCCCTGACCAGCCTGTCCCTTATCTGCTGGATGGCACGCTCGATACAGGCCTGTTCTTCGGTTCCGACGTGCACGTCGTGCGTAAAGGCGAGATACTGCCCGGCGATTTTATTCCAGAGTGA
- a CDS encoding YchJ family protein: MSTSICPCGSGNLLDACCGHYHAGHPAPSAETLMRSRYSAYVLGLIDYLVDTTLPVQQAGLDRQSIAHWSAQSTWLGLAVESSEVFGGQPEHAFVTFTARWHDTEGEHSHRERSSFVQSAGRWYFIDPTVPLKVGRNDACPCNSGLKFKKCCASYLGS; this comes from the coding sequence ATGAGTACATCCATTTGCCCCTGTGGCAGCGGTAATTTACTGGACGCCTGCTGCGGGCATTATCACGCTGGGCACCCGGCACCGAGCGCCGAAACATTGATGCGCTCGCGCTACAGCGCCTACGTGCTGGGCCTGATTGACTATCTGGTCGATACCACACTGCCTGTGCAACAGGCCGGACTCGACCGCCAGTCCATTGCCCACTGGAGCGCACAAAGCACCTGGTTGGGGCTGGCAGTAGAAAGCAGCGAAGTGTTCGGCGGCCAACCAGAACATGCTTTTGTGACCTTTACTGCACGTTGGCATGACACAGAAGGTGAACACAGCCACCGCGAGCGCTCCTCCTTTGTGCAAAGCGCAGGGCGTTGGTACTTCATTGATCCCACAGTGCCGCTCAAGGTCGGGCGCAACGATGCCTGCCCCTGTAACAGTGGGCTGAAGTTCAAGAAATGCTGTGCGAGCTATCTGGGCAGTTAG
- a CDS encoding DUF6231 family protein, whose product MTSGISTRTPQQALAALLDLHKPQRLLVVGASQFPALGAFQSAHPQVIVDHAAPGALPPELAAQRFDLALVVDCLEHLPKRMGQQLLGGIRNLNASRMAVLADLAACDWKDTDFFALALQSNERFQRDEQVLTLFTYDVREYKQVPDWLNARFWANPENFGKYWW is encoded by the coding sequence ATGACGTCTGGCATTTCAACACGCACACCTCAGCAAGCCCTGGCGGCGCTGCTTGATCTTCACAAACCACAGCGTTTGCTGGTGGTCGGCGCCAGCCAGTTCCCCGCATTGGGTGCGTTTCAAAGCGCTCATCCGCAGGTGATTGTGGATCACGCAGCGCCAGGCGCGTTGCCGCCAGAGTTGGCCGCACAGCGTTTCGACCTCGCGCTGGTGGTCGATTGTCTGGAGCATTTACCCAAGCGCATGGGCCAGCAACTGCTCGGCGGGATTCGCAACCTGAACGCCAGCCGCATGGCGGTGTTGGCCGATCTGGCTGCCTGCGACTGGAAAGACACCGACTTCTTCGCACTTGCGCTACAAAGTAATGAACGCTTTCAGCGCGATGAGCAGGTACTGACCCTGTTCACGTATGACGTGCGCGAATACAAACAAGTGCCTGACTGGCTGAATGCCAGGTTTTGGGCAAACCCGGAAAACTTTGGCAAGTATTGGTGGTAA
- a CDS encoding OmpA family protein: protein MSIIRTAVPLIVLTSVLTGCAGLQKTDWPTCAAVGGVGGAALGAINSSAWAGGGALFGAGMAAAYCWVHGDGDADGDGVPDSRDKCPDTPKGVKVDAVGCPIVAVVVVEQVVVVKEETIVVRDVHFEFNSAKLTAADKDKLNVIAARLKKDAANAQLKVTGYTDSVGKDAYNLKLSKERAQSVVDYLVDSGVPRNQFVSVAGAGESNPVATNQTPEGRALNRRTEIHIIR from the coding sequence ATGAGCATCATCAGGACAGCTGTACCTTTGATTGTTCTAACCAGCGTGTTAACAGGCTGCGCCGGGTTACAAAAAACCGATTGGCCCACGTGTGCGGCGGTGGGTGGTGTAGGAGGGGCTGCATTGGGCGCGATCAACAGCTCTGCCTGGGCAGGTGGCGGCGCGCTCTTCGGCGCGGGTATGGCCGCTGCGTACTGCTGGGTTCATGGCGATGGCGATGCAGACGGCGATGGCGTGCCTGACAGTCGCGACAAGTGCCCAGACACCCCCAAAGGCGTGAAAGTTGACGCGGTAGGCTGCCCTATCGTGGCAGTGGTCGTGGTGGAACAGGTGGTCGTGGTCAAAGAAGAAACCATTGTGGTGCGTGATGTGCACTTTGAATTCAACTCGGCAAAACTGACCGCCGCTGACAAAGACAAGCTCAACGTGATTGCCGCACGTCTGAAAAAAGACGCAGCCAATGCTCAACTTAAAGTCACCGGTTACACCGACAGCGTGGGTAAAGACGCCTATAACCTCAAACTGTCGAAAGAACGGGCGCAATCGGTGGTCGATTACTTGGTCGACAGCGGAGTGCCGCGCAATCAGTTTGTCTCCGTTGCAGGTGCGGGTGAGTCGAATCCGGTTGCCACCAACCAAACACCTGAGGGGCGTGCGCTAAACCGCCGGACAGAGATACACATCATTCGTTAA
- a CDS encoding DUF1145 domain-containing protein → MKVLWGLGKVLTLSFWVVVVINVVKPMSNPFDLLINLAGSLLFLTHLLELLLFNSSLKGRPHPWRDRLYILLIGILHVQTFPKSPGQGNSHA, encoded by the coding sequence ATGAAGGTGCTTTGGGGGCTGGGGAAAGTTCTGACGTTGTCGTTTTGGGTTGTTGTTGTGATCAATGTAGTTAAGCCGATGAGCAACCCATTCGATTTACTGATTAATCTGGCAGGGAGTCTGTTGTTTTTGACCCATTTGCTTGAGCTGTTGTTGTTCAACAGCAGCCTGAAAGGGCGCCCCCATCCTTGGCGCGACCGCCTGTACATCCTTTTAATTGGAATTCTGCACGTACAAACCTTCCCTAAGTCTCCCGGACAAGGCAACAGCCATGCGTAA
- a CDS encoding collagen-like protein: protein MRKLCLLAALCSPFAHAEVVQVEANSMIRLPANVAVLTLEKLDVADNGTLLIPAGVTQINIDQLHLGSDSRIVLVPAERGIELHVAHAELSDGSQISARGAPGTFEKPARPARDLNLRIESLNARQLYIDARGGTGAPGFAGLDGGNGDEPGCTWGSAGSGANGDDGGNGHQGAAGARVRVELPRDFPDEQIKVLVDGGPGGKPGQAGRPGAGGKSKGCIVYRTDAGKSGRPGQTGQPGEAGSTGAVTIQRL, encoded by the coding sequence ATGCGTAAGTTATGTTTACTGGCTGCCTTATGCAGCCCATTCGCACATGCCGAGGTGGTGCAGGTCGAAGCCAACTCGATGATTCGCCTGCCCGCTAATGTGGCTGTATTGACGCTGGAAAAGCTCGACGTAGCAGACAACGGCACGCTGTTGATTCCGGCGGGTGTCACCCAGATCAACATAGACCAGCTGCATTTGGGGAGTGATTCGCGCATCGTTCTGGTGCCCGCCGAGCGCGGGATCGAATTGCACGTGGCACATGCCGAACTCAGTGACGGTAGCCAGATCAGCGCACGCGGCGCACCGGGGACGTTCGAGAAACCGGCCCGGCCAGCGCGTGACCTGAACCTCAGGATCGAATCATTGAACGCACGGCAGCTCTATATCGATGCCCGTGGTGGCACCGGTGCGCCGGGTTTTGCCGGACTGGATGGCGGTAACGGTGATGAACCGGGTTGCACCTGGGGTTCAGCGGGTTCGGGAGCCAATGGTGATGACGGCGGCAATGGTCATCAGGGCGCAGCGGGTGCTCGGGTGCGTGTCGAATTGCCTCGTGATTTCCCGGACGAGCAGATCAAGGTGCTGGTTGACGGCGGCCCCGGCGGTAAGCCTGGCCAGGCTGGACGCCCGGGTGCCGGGGGCAAATCCAAAGGCTGTATTGTTTATCGCACAGACGCTGGCAAGTCGGGCCGTCCAGGTCAAACCGGGCAACCGGGCGAAGCAGGCAGCACAGGTGCAGTGACCATTCAGCGTTTGTAA
- a CDS encoding CopD family protein: MTAFAVAYSLHLLAALIWVGGMFFAWMILRPAAMKALEGPARLTLWVEVFQRFFVWVWVAVVILPISGVGLLQMRFSGFETAPRYVQIMMGLYIVMVALFIRIQSLQLPELRKAVEAQEWAAGAVVMGRIRRLVGCNLVIGLVVVAIAGARPMF, translated from the coding sequence ATGACCGCCTTTGCCGTTGCTTACAGCCTGCATTTACTGGCCGCCCTGATCTGGGTGGGCGGGATGTTTTTCGCCTGGATGATCCTGCGCCCCGCAGCAATGAAGGCCCTTGAAGGCCCTGCGCGGTTAACGTTGTGGGTCGAAGTGTTTCAACGTTTTTTTGTCTGGGTGTGGGTGGCCGTGGTGATTTTGCCGATAAGCGGCGTAGGCCTGCTGCAAATGCGTTTTAGCGGCTTCGAAACGGCCCCGCGCTATGTGCAGATCATGATGGGGCTGTACATCGTGATGGTGGCGCTGTTCATCCGGATTCAGTCGCTGCAACTGCCTGAGTTGCGCAAGGCCGTTGAGGCGCAGGAATGGGCCGCCGGTGCTGTGGTGATGGGGCGGATTCGACGCCTGGTCGGGTGCAATCTGGTGATAGGTCTGGTGGTCGTGGCGATTGCTGGCGCGCGGCCGATGTTTTAA
- the dinG gene encoding ATP-dependent DNA helicase DinG codes for MISTELKSQIQGAYSRFLEAKSLKPRYGQRLMIAEVAKVLGDIDTDEENHRSGDPAVVAVEAGTGTGKTVAYSLAAIPTAKAAGKRLVIATATVALQEQIVYKDLPDLMRNSGLNFSFALAKGRGRYMCLSKLDMLLQEGHAQTATAQLFEEEGFKIEVDEASQKLFTSMIEKLAGNKWDGDRDSWPQALEDQDWARLTTDHSQCTSRHCPNFGQCAFYKAREGMGKVDVIVTNHDMVLADLALGGGAVLPDPRDTLYVFDEGHHLPDKAIGHFAHYTRLRSTADWLEQTGKNLTKLLAQHPLPGDLGRLLEQVPELTKEIKAQQQFMFSACEQIADFKVGEEPEGRERPRHRFVGGLIPDHLREMGIELKKGFSRLTDVFTRLTELLKDGMEGEVNIGITSQQAEEWYPLFGSLLSRAQGNWELWTAFTTEDPEDNPPMARWLTLAESGSLFDIEVNASPILAAEMLRRNLWNVAYGALVTSATLTALGTFDRFRMRAGLPKTAVTAVVPSPFHHADAGVLRVPDLKADPRDATAHTAAIIRELPGLVEGSRGTLVLFSSRKQMQDVFDGLERDWRKQVFIQGNLSKQETLNKHKARVDGGDSSVLFGLASFAEGVDLPGAYCEHVVIAKIPFSVPDDPVEAALAEWIEARGGNPFMEISVPDASLKLVQACGRLLRTEQDRGTITLLDRRLVTQRYGKAILNALPPFRREIS; via the coding sequence ATGATTAGTACCGAACTCAAATCCCAGATCCAGGGCGCATATTCGCGTTTTCTCGAAGCCAAGAGCCTCAAGCCGCGCTATGGCCAGCGTTTGATGATCGCTGAAGTGGCCAAAGTGCTGGGCGATATCGACACCGACGAAGAAAACCACCGCAGTGGCGACCCGGCGGTGGTTGCCGTTGAGGCGGGCACCGGCACCGGTAAAACCGTGGCCTACAGCCTGGCGGCCATTCCGACTGCCAAGGCCGCTGGCAAGCGTCTGGTTATCGCCACGGCGACTGTCGCGCTGCAAGAGCAAATTGTCTACAAAGACCTCCCGGACTTGATGCGCAACAGCGGGCTGAACTTCAGCTTTGCATTGGCCAAGGGCCGTGGGCGTTACATGTGCCTCTCCAAACTCGACATGCTGCTGCAAGAGGGCCATGCGCAAACCGCGACGGCGCAGCTGTTTGAAGAGGAAGGCTTCAAGATTGAAGTCGATGAAGCCAGCCAAAAGCTGTTCACCAGCATGATCGAAAAACTGGCGGGCAATAAGTGGGACGGTGACCGCGACAGCTGGCCCCAGGCCCTGGAAGACCAGGACTGGGCGCGCCTGACCACCGACCACAGCCAGTGCACCAGCCGCCATTGCCCCAATTTCGGGCAATGCGCCTTTTACAAGGCCCGTGAAGGGATGGGCAAGGTCGACGTCATCGTCACCAACCACGACATGGTATTGGCCGACCTGGCACTTGGTGGCGGCGCCGTCCTGCCGGACCCGCGTGACACCTTGTACGTGTTCGACGAAGGCCACCACCTGCCCGACAAGGCCATCGGCCACTTTGCCCATTACACACGGTTGCGTTCGACCGCTGACTGGCTGGAGCAAACGGGCAAGAACCTCACCAAATTGCTCGCTCAGCACCCGCTGCCGGGCGATTTGGGGCGCTTGCTGGAGCAAGTGCCTGAACTGACAAAAGAGATCAAGGCTCAGCAACAGTTCATGTTCAGTGCCTGCGAGCAAATTGCTGATTTCAAAGTCGGTGAAGAACCGGAAGGGCGTGAGCGTCCGCGGCATCGCTTTGTCGGCGGCCTGATTCCTGATCACCTGCGTGAAATGGGCATCGAGTTGAAGAAAGGCTTTTCGCGCCTGACTGACGTGTTCACCCGCTTGACCGAGCTGCTCAAGGACGGCATGGAGGGTGAGGTCAACATCGGCATTACCAGCCAGCAGGCCGAAGAGTGGTACCCGCTGTTCGGCAGCTTGCTGTCCCGCGCCCAAGGCAACTGGGAGCTGTGGACGGCATTCACCACCGAAGACCCGGAAGACAACCCGCCCATGGCGCGCTGGCTGACCTTGGCTGAAAGTGGCTCGCTGTTTGATATCGAAGTGAACGCCAGCCCGATTCTGGCGGCTGAAATGCTCCGCCGTAACCTGTGGAACGTGGCGTATGGCGCGCTGGTGACATCGGCCACGCTGACGGCATTGGGCACCTTTGACCGTTTTCGCATGCGGGCCGGTTTACCCAAAACCGCTGTCACAGCTGTCGTGCCGAGCCCGTTTCACCACGCCGACGCGGGTGTGCTGCGGGTTCCAGACCTCAAGGCTGACCCGCGTGATGCAACGGCACACACGGCCGCGATCATTCGTGAGCTGCCGGGGCTGGTCGAAGGCTCGCGGGGCACGCTGGTGCTGTTTTCATCGCGCAAACAAATGCAAGACGTGTTCGACGGCCTGGAGCGTGACTGGCGCAAGCAAGTGTTTATCCAGGGCAACCTGTCCAAGCAGGAAACCCTCAACAAGCACAAGGCGCGGGTCGATGGGGGGGATTCGAGCGTGCTGTTTGGTCTGGCCAGTTTTGCCGAAGGCGTGGACTTGCCCGGCGCTTACTGCGAACACGTGGTGATTGCCAAAATCCCGTTTTCGGTGCCCGATGATCCGGTTGAAGCCGCGTTGGCCGAATGGATCGAAGCCCGTGGCGGCAATCCCTTTATGGAAATCTCGGTGCCTGACGCTTCGCTCAAGCTGGTGCAGGCTTGCGGGCGCTTGCTGCGCACTGAACAAGACCGCGGCACCATCACCTTGCTCGATCGCAGGCTGGTCACGCAGCGCTATGGCAAAGCTATCTTGAATGCCTTGCCGCCGTTCCGTCGCGAAATTTCTTAA
- a CDS encoding beta-galactosidase, translating to MIRRSLSAVFALLVTTPLLAAPAGQQTLFNFVRPADVVRVATVDASLPQYNAEQTAQGEVLRRVTFNPATAPSLRLTPQTGVWDWSQSGMMTLRIQNAMNWALTLDVTVESSNGNTLTSRIDLPAGPAQTLLLPLQANSPRSQGMRAGPPMPMMVDGQRILLASSEGQIDRSQVVSVTLSIPQPKAAQSILLERFGVQDGDGVITTVYSSIVDGFGQSTRAKWPERVANDEQLKAAAAKEQQQLKAWLAARTGLDPYGGLLKGPAFEATGFFRTEKRNGRWNLVTPEGHPFYSLGLNAVTANDSQTYVAGREWMFADLPKDGTPLAAFYGASNHRNNNGSSQGRAFNGGRWYNFYTANVQRINAEPCVAEKVEPVADPVTPCGPQTFDAKRWQTHALDRLQAWGFNTVGNWSDPQLGLNDRVPYTLPLSIVGDYNSISTGSDWWGGMPDPFDPRFAMAAERAVAIAARDHRDDPWLIGYFADNELAWAGAGDDPKARYALALGTLRMTTDAPAKRAFLKLLRDKYRNQQGLSKAWGVDIPAWELMEDPGFEGPLPNAEHPEIEADYRYFQKVFADTYFKTLSDSLKWHAPNHLLLGGRFAVSTPEAVAACAQYCDVLSFNFYTLQPQDGYDFAKLRELDKPVMITEFNFGSRDRGPFWGGVTEVVNEDARGPAYATFVKQAVAEPSIVGVHWFQYLDQPVTGRLLDGENGHFGMIGITDLPFTGFVDSVRKTNLQALEQLSQAASKAQVEADQALKAPRHTPQDGGDGGSGSGHAGGHSGKGH from the coding sequence ATGATTCGCCGTTCGTTGTCTGCCGTTTTTGCGTTGCTGGTCACGACCCCGTTGCTGGCGGCACCTGCCGGCCAGCAAACCCTGTTCAACTTCGTTCGCCCGGCCGATGTGGTGCGCGTGGCGACCGTCGATGCGAGCTTGCCGCAATACAATGCGGAGCAGACGGCGCAGGGAGAGGTTTTGCGCCGCGTGACCTTCAACCCGGCAACGGCGCCAAGCTTGCGTTTAACGCCGCAAACCGGGGTGTGGGACTGGTCGCAGTCCGGGATGATGACCCTGCGTATTCAAAACGCGATGAACTGGGCGCTCACCCTCGACGTGACGGTTGAAAGCAGCAACGGCAATACCCTCACCAGTCGTATCGACCTGCCTGCAGGGCCCGCGCAAACCTTGTTGTTGCCACTGCAAGCCAATTCGCCGCGCAGCCAGGGCATGCGTGCGGGCCCGCCGATGCCCATGATGGTCGACGGGCAGCGCATTTTACTGGCCAGCAGCGAGGGGCAGATTGATCGCAGTCAAGTGGTGTCGGTGACCTTGTCCATCCCGCAGCCCAAAGCCGCGCAAAGCATTCTGCTGGAGCGTTTTGGGGTGCAGGACGGTGACGGCGTGATCACGACCGTCTACAGCTCGATTGTTGACGGCTTCGGCCAGTCGACCCGGGCTAAATGGCCTGAACGGGTTGCCAATGACGAACAGCTCAAAGCGGCTGCGGCCAAAGAACAGCAGCAACTCAAGGCCTGGCTGGCCGCGCGCACAGGGCTTGACCCCTACGGAGGTCTGCTCAAGGGACCGGCCTTTGAGGCCACAGGTTTTTTTCGCACCGAAAAACGCAATGGTCGCTGGAACCTGGTGACCCCCGAAGGGCATCCGTTTTATTCGCTGGGCCTGAACGCCGTGACGGCCAACGACAGCCAGACCTACGTGGCCGGGCGTGAGTGGATGTTTGCTGATCTGCCTAAAGACGGCACGCCTTTGGCCGCTTTTTATGGTGCATCGAACCATCGCAACAACAATGGCTCATCGCAGGGACGGGCCTTTAACGGCGGGCGCTGGTACAACTTTTATACGGCCAACGTGCAGCGGATAAACGCAGAACCGTGCGTCGCCGAAAAGGTCGAGCCCGTAGCTGACCCGGTCACGCCGTGTGGTCCACAGACATTTGATGCCAAACGCTGGCAGACCCATGCCCTGGATCGCTTGCAAGCCTGGGGTTTCAATACCGTTGGCAACTGGAGCGACCCGCAGCTGGGCCTCAATGATCGCGTGCCTTACACCTTGCCGCTGTCGATCGTGGGGGACTACAACAGCATAAGCACGGGCTCCGACTGGTGGGGCGGCATGCCTGACCCGTTTGACCCACGCTTTGCCATGGCCGCCGAGCGCGCGGTGGCGATTGCAGCTCGCGACCATCGAGATGACCCATGGTTGATCGGTTATTTCGCCGATAACGAACTGGCGTGGGCAGGCGCGGGAGATGATCCCAAGGCGCGTTATGCGCTGGCTTTAGGCACGTTGCGCATGACCACGGATGCACCGGCCAAACGGGCGTTTCTCAAACTGCTGCGCGACAAGTACCGCAACCAGCAAGGCTTGTCCAAAGCGTGGGGCGTCGATATTCCGGCATGGGAATTAATGGAAGATCCAGGTTTCGAGGGGCCGTTGCCTAACGCGGAGCACCCGGAAATCGAAGCGGACTACAGATATTTCCAAAAAGTCTTTGCGGACACCTACTTCAAAACCCTGTCCGATTCGCTGAAATGGCATGCGCCGAACCACTTGCTGTTGGGCGGGCGCTTTGCTGTCAGCACCCCGGAAGCCGTGGCCGCTTGCGCGCAGTACTGCGACGTGTTGAGTTTTAACTTCTACACCCTGCAACCCCAAGACGGCTATGACTTCGCCAAGCTGCGCGAGCTGGATAAGCCGGTGATGATCACCGAATTCAACTTTGGCTCCCGCGATCGAGGCCCGTTCTGGGGCGGCGTGACCGAAGTGGTCAACGAAGACGCGCGCGGCCCGGCCTATGCCACGTTTGTTAAACAGGCCGTGGCCGAGCCGTCGATTGTCGGGGTTCATTGGTTCCAGTATCTGGACCAACCCGTGACCGGTCGTTTGCTCGACGGTGAAAACGGCCACTTCGGCATGATCGGCATCACCGACCTGCCGTTTACCGGCTTTGTCGACAGCGTGCGCAAAACCAATCTGCAGGCGCTTGAGCAGCTCAGCCAAGCGGCGTCCAAAGCCCAAGTTGAGGCCGACCAAGCGCTGAAAGCACCTCGGCATACGCCGCAAGATGGCGGCGATGGGGGCTCTGGCTCGGGGCATGCAGGCGGACATTCTGGTAAAGGTCACTGA
- a CDS encoding serine hydrolase domain-containing protein has protein sequence MEANGKCASGFEAVQHAFEAIFDDPQERGAGLCVQVDGETVVDLWAGVADLEGQKPWNRDTLVNTYCAIKPFTAVAALMLVEEGKLELDVPIARYWPEFEQGGKGQVTLRQVMSHTSGIPALRLPSRTPSMYNWDEMVEIMAAEPLWWQPGTDLGYGATTYGWIIGELIRRTDGRDPRTFIRERVTQPNGLEVYLGVDEQDFHRIAHFDRAEGREGDAFAVGLRHVIVNKPEHVATLAFTNPSVGPRQTADPRWWAYQQPGVNGHGTAHGLAGFYSALLGGRLIGPELVSEFTREHSNSMDRTLLRPMRYGLGCMMEQSADQAASNCMGPNTFGHVGLGGPVSFADPERNVSFGFVTTTMGSHVLMDPRARKLATLTYAAL, from the coding sequence ATGGAAGCGAATGGGAAGTGTGCAAGTGGGTTCGAAGCCGTTCAACACGCGTTTGAGGCGATCTTTGATGATCCGCAAGAACGTGGAGCCGGATTGTGCGTGCAAGTCGACGGCGAAACCGTGGTCGACCTTTGGGCGGGCGTGGCTGATTTAGAAGGGCAAAAGCCCTGGAATCGAGACACGCTGGTCAATACGTACTGCGCGATAAAACCGTTTACCGCCGTGGCCGCCCTGATGCTGGTGGAAGAGGGCAAGCTGGAGCTGGATGTGCCAATTGCCCGGTATTGGCCCGAGTTTGAACAGGGTGGCAAAGGCCAGGTGACCTTGCGCCAAGTGATGTCCCACACCTCGGGGATTCCGGCGCTGCGCCTGCCCAGCCGCACCCCCAGCATGTACAACTGGGATGAAATGGTTGAAATCATGGCGGCCGAACCGTTGTGGTGGCAGCCAGGGACCGATCTGGGATACGGCGCTACCACCTATGGCTGGATTATTGGCGAGCTGATTCGTCGAACGGATGGCCGCGACCCACGCACCTTTATCCGAGAGCGAGTCACGCAGCCCAATGGGTTGGAGGTGTACTTGGGGGTGGACGAGCAGGACTTCCACCGGATTGCGCATTTCGATCGGGCCGAGGGGCGAGAGGGCGACGCTTTTGCCGTCGGTTTGCGGCATGTGATCGTCAACAAGCCCGAGCACGTAGCAACGCTGGCGTTTACCAACCCGTCCGTTGGCCCCAGGCAAACGGCAGATCCGCGCTGGTGGGCCTACCAGCAGCCGGGAGTCAACGGCCATGGCACGGCCCATGGCCTGGCGGGTTTCTACAGCGCGCTGCTGGGCGGACGATTGATCGGGCCTGAACTGGTGAGCGAATTCACGCGAGAGCACAGCAACAGCATGGACCGCACGTTGTTGCGCCCGATGCGCTACGGACTGGGCTGCATGATGGAGCAATCGGCCGATCAGGCCGCCTCCAACTGTATGGGGCCTAATACCTTTGGGCACGTCGGGCTGGGCGGTCCGGTCAGTTTCGCGGACCCCGAGCGGAATGTGAGCTTTGGTTTTGTGACTACCACAATGGGCAGCCACGTGTTGATGGACCCGCGGGCGCGAAAACTCGCGACATTGACCTACGCGGCACTTTAA